A window of the Dissulfuribacter thermophilus genome harbors these coding sequences:
- a CDS encoding putative colanic acid biosynthesis acetyltransferase produces MPIDECQLEKATWQNLASFRLPPGFRGRPALFVQLWWIVQATLFAWSPQFMYGWRRLLLRLFGAQIGKRVLIRPSVKITYPWKVKIDDYSWIGDDVVLYSLGKIEIGKHVVVSQRSYLCAASHDYTKTTFDIFDQKIVIGDQVWLATDVFVAPGVKIGDGTVVGARSSVFNDLPSGTICYGTPAKLVKKRTSI; encoded by the coding sequence ATGCCAATTGATGAATGCCAATTAGAAAAAGCAACTTGGCAAAATTTAGCTAGTTTTCGTTTGCCACCTGGATTTCGGGGGCGGCCTGCTTTGTTTGTGCAATTATGGTGGATAGTGCAGGCAACATTATTCGCTTGGTCACCTCAATTCATGTATGGTTGGCGGCGCCTTTTATTACGTTTATTTGGAGCACAAATAGGGAAGCGAGTATTAATTAGACCTTCTGTTAAGATTACATATCCATGGAAGGTAAAAATAGACGATTATTCATGGATAGGTGATGATGTAGTGCTTTACAGTTTAGGAAAAATTGAAATCGGAAAACATGTAGTTGTTTCGCAGCGATCTTACTTATGCGCAGCGAGCCATGATTATACCAAAACGACATTTGATATTTTTGATCAAAAAATTGTGATAGGGGATCAGGTTTGGCTAGCTACTGATGTATTTGTGGCCCCTGGAGTGAAAATTGGAGACGGTACAGTAGTGGGGGCCAGGAGTTCTGTATTCAATGATCTTCCATCAGGAACAATTTGTTATGGTACCCCAGCTAAGCTTGTAAAAAAACGCACTTCTATTTAA